One Aegilops tauschii subsp. strangulata cultivar AL8/78 chromosome 2, Aet v6.0, whole genome shotgun sequence genomic window, gaaagtacatagtcacttggactcaaaaacttcctcctctatgccgtccagcaggctatctaacttacaatcctgctgggaatacttggcgTCTACTTCTACTTAGttatatactaaactaacgggaatttcttccccatttgaccccagtggtccgacccgggccatgtgatttggATCCAGCCTGGTgtaccgcgttttcaccatggcccaggcctctcgcgcaccctctcggcaggccgatatcttccatagtcggatacgccgccgcgctcccttgaacagctctacaagctcctccatactccctggaggggaggcagatggccataaggccttggctacACTCTGTATTGCCTGCCGAGCCTGCTCGTGCAATTGCGACAGCCCTTGCAGAAGATCACTCGATGATCCGGACACCGCCTCTTCGGGACGACCTGTCAACATACCTGCAATCATAGCTATATCAGCTACTTTTACCTCCAAACTGTTATAAGGTAAATCCGGCCacgtactgaatatgccgcctcgcagctttttgttctccttcacggcgtcggctagctgggctagcacatctttcagttcttcgcccagtttggtatttgaatcttggagtttgtttttctcctgtCTGACTCGGGTCAGCACCCATTCGCCTGCAGCATGTAGTCTTTTCGACTCTTTTTCCTccagttgatctgacgatcctATTATGAGAGAAGCTGCAGCGTTAACACAGCCGCTATACAATTActgtttctcgatggagggaaatattaccggaagacgccttcttggatttttccagttcggcggtaactGCATTTAACTGCGTCCGACACTTTTCTAGCTCTTGAGCCACCAACTCGTTCTTCTCAGAGAGAACCAGATTATGCAGCGATCctcaaatcagttgtaccaactactttaagtctcgggggctactggcatacgGTTATCATACTCAGACACAGTAAACTTACATGCACATCTTttaaatgctgctttgtggctctgCCAAGCCCATCTCgcgcagctcggatgtatgcatcagccgaactGAAGGCATTAAACGCCTCTTCCGAAAAGCGGGGGTCTCGTAAAATGGCCCTctggcgccgatgattcatggcgctctccacttccgagttgctgacggacatattttccgagccctcggccgaaggacagtccggcgtcACTCCCATATCGGCCCCTGTCTCCTCGGCGGGGGCTGGACCTCGGCTTTTGGGAGTATAACTAGCCGGATCACCGGACACAGTCCGGCGAGctcttttcctgatacaggacGAACATGAAGgtcacagttggatgtgactaTCAAACAAACATATTTGCAAACCCATACCTATTTGATGAGGGCCCGACCGTGtcttcgtttgccttcctcttcgaaggcttgcccggtgcgggagccgctctctttggagtCGCTCCTAGAGTAGCACGGTATGTCGAACGCCTCCCCTGtgaagcacgagacagtgcggtgggtgaggcagaacgaGGGAATCCTCTCGGGGGaaatgtctcctgattacttaagtgcgaagcggggagaagaccagggtaatcggcgatgatggccacttctgtgccgtcgtagctcgcctggtaaaacacaccattctcgagcaccacgaatatatccggatcctcttcgaatccggggtcaaggtcccgattgtggccctcgggctgcggggcggggctgtgaagcccCTCGGAAATCTTTCGTCGGTGCTGTTATAAATAGACGGGTTAATGTTCATTGAACGAAGCTCACGGAGTGGAATGAGTAGAGCAGAAGAGTTGGGggcttacccagctaggaggactgtacatggaatatccttctctgtgcgtgatgcgcaggaactcctcttcctcacccttaaacggttcggccaatattttggctagggcggcaggggtgtccggacccttcctgccgcagcgggaggcgtcatcttccccattgtagttccacatgggaagtcctctgtattggagtggctggacCCCCCGCACTATGGAGGTTGCCATCACTTCGACTATCGTATATCCGGACTGGGCAAGCGTCCTGATCTTGCTCAGGAGTTGGCGAACTTCCGCACTATCCTCCTCcccgaggctccgagggcgccagctgtggcgtttcttcagagGAACACTTGTAAACTCGGGGAGACCTCTCCGGACTGGATCTGGAAGCACGACGTCATCAATGTAAAACCATTCAGAGGTCCACTCTTCGGAAGCATTCTtcggtgtgccggataggtatccggtctcagcaatgcgccatattttggccccgcccacttcaaatatcgacccctcgtggttgcgcgggacaagacaAAACAACTTTCTCCACAAATCAAAATGgccctcacaacccaggaatagttTGCATAACGCGACttaacccgcaatgtgcaggatggaggctggggtaaaattgtgcagctggaggccataatactccagaagccctcagaggaatgggtgaattggaaatcccacgcccctcagcagataggggacgaagcacacccGCTCCCCCgcagatggattggggaaatcctcCACCTGGGTTTTGCCGTTGAAGGAAGCCaaccctgctcgaacagggaccagatccgcaggggggagaaatccctgcgtttgcaacttcgccaattgactgtgggacacagagcacctctcccactcgcctttctctgggtTGGAACGGGAGGGGGAGCCAGGAATGCTAGCCATATTGGAATGGTCTTTCCTGGCAATCTCTGAGGATTTTCTCcgcgtggtgccgaatggatctgagacccaatctctttaaatagatgcTCCTTCTTGCATGGCcagggtgttatttgcaaaaaataccctgaccgTCCGCATTCACCCGACATGTGGAAGTTGTCATCGATGCACAAAAGCCGAGGGGTACGGCATTGAATTAAAAgtcgaatacattacttggaaaccgtggaaggaggaacccgccttgcaatgccgaagacaatctgcgtgccgaacacctcgtcattgaagcctggttcgggggctactgagggagtcctggaccacggggtcctcgggcgtccggcctgttagccacgggtcggattgatgggctgtgaagatacagaGACCGGAGACTGcactcgtgtccggatgggactctccttggcgtggaaggcaagcttggcgaccgaatatgtagattcctttctttgtaaccgaccttgtgtaaccctataTCCTCCTGGTATCTATATAAACCAtaggacttagtccggaaggtagactcattaccatagtcatacatgttagacttctagggtttagccattacgatctcgtggtagatcaactcttgtaatactcatattcatcaagatcaatcgagcagaaagtagggtattacctcctagagagggcccgaacctgggtaaacattgtgtcccctgtctcctgttaccatcgaccttagacgcacagttcgggaccctctactcgagatccgccggttttgacaccgacaagggcAGCAGAGCCTCGTCGCCACCTTCATTGGAGGCCACACAGCTGGGCCGGCGGAGTCCTCGGGTTGTGGCagggagggggaaagggggaaggagggTTCGAGTCGCTAGGGTACGGTCGCCCACGAGGGGCGACGCGAGGGGGAGGGGGGTCCGAACAGGTGCTTTCTCATACCATTTGGAGCTCGAGTGACCATTATGTCCAATTTCACTGGTTAAAGTCAAAGGGGTGACAAACTGGGAGATGGAAATGTGTACTTAATTCTTTTTTTTATTGTATATCTTTACGCTTGCTTCTCGTTCTCTGCAAGCCCAGATGGTACAAACAAACCCACCGAACACGGTCATTTGCATTGATTCCCAGGGGAGCGGTGGATCACATAGTGCACATTCTGGATCTGAAAAGCGCTGGAGATCTCCTTCCTCTTGTCACGTACGTACGTGACATGCCTTCGAAGGCGGGAGACAAGTGTCTGCAACCAAACCCAACAACTTTGCTTACGTTTGAAACTAAATGCACCTTCAGACAAGCGTACACCAGGTACTACAAAGCCAGCAGCGTCGCGCTCGATCCACCCTCCCCTCCCGTCCTTACCGACGACCGATCAAGCCCCAAGCCCAGATGGCGCAGACCGCCGCCGTGACTCcggcccctgctccaccgccggcGACCCGCCCGGTACGAACACGATCCATTGCCAGCCGCTTGAGCAACAGTAACCCGACGACTCTGACCCATTCTCGTGCGTTCCTGTTCTCTTCTTGATCCGCAGAAGCTGTCGGGTGGGCTCGAGCCGCTGGACGCGCGCATCAAGGTCAGGCCACTTCCATGGCGCATCATCCGCTTAGCTCCGCTTGCCTGGGATTTAATGGCGATCGGCTGATTTTGTGGTGGCTTGCAGGAGCTGACCTCGTCGCAGGGGGAGCTGCTGGCCAGGATCCAGAAGCTCAAACAGGTATCGTATACGGGCCGTTGGATCGCCCTGGTAACATGCATCCAAGGGCTCCTGTGAGCAGCTTGACTTTGACCTTGGACCCTGTTGTGTTCCAGGACGTGCAGAAATGGCGCTCCAACGTTGAGGCGCAGGTCAAGACCTGCCACAACGTGAGTACCACTCCTCCCCTACTTTTTAGATCGCATATTCGGTTTGCTTTGAGTCAAACTTTTTGAAATTTGGCTAAGTTTATAGAAAAACATGTCTACATTTACAACACCAAATCAATATCATTGGATTCACTGTGAAATGTTGTACTTAGTTGATATTGCAGATGTTCATACTTTTAAAAAACATATATTTGATCAAATTTTACAAAGTTTGACCTAAGATATacctaatatgcggagtaaaaagaaacggagggagtaattcaGTTTCGGCGGCTCTCTCTTTTCCCAGGCTGGGATGAATACATATGCTGACGGTTAAGTTACCTGTAGGAGCTTGTGGAGGTGAAGGAGGGGCTCGCTTCTGAAGTGCAGCACCTGAAATCCGTGTGTCCTCTTTCTGTCGACCTTTTTACTGCCTTCGGGGCTCTGTGTATCCTTGAAACATTTCAAGCTCACATTGTGTTATTTGTTGCTTCAAGGACATCAAGGAAATCAGATTTGCTCTCCAGGAAGAGAAGGCAAGCTCGAAAGCGGAGCAAGCCGGGAAGACACAAGACCAGGTACTCAAGACTGATGATGAACAGACCGAGCAACAAACTGCGGTGCAAGCATGAAATTTGCGGCCCCCGATTCAAACAGAACTTGTGGATGTTCAACTTACTCCTGTGGACCACCCAGAAAAAGTAGGTAAATACATAGTACATTAGATCAGGAGGGGTAGATACGTACATGAACTCGCTTGCACATCGCGCTTGCTTGCCACATGCCACTATACCAGCATCAGCAAACTGAAGTGCATAGGTTTCAAAACCCTGTAAGAGTGAAACGTTATAAAATGGACAGGAATTGCTTATTTTGTAACAGTCCTATATAACATGTATTTTGAAAAGGTACTTGAATTAGAGAAATGGTTCCATAAATACTCTGAATCAAATCCTTTTGTAGTCGATTTTACACACCCATTTTCTTTCAGAGAAACTGAATGTATGGTATTACTAACATAAGAAGCTCACGGCGCAATCCGCAGTGAGCACTAGGTAATACTGCAGTAGCATAATAAGTTAACCATGGAACTTCCAGAGAGCAGAACTTTTCAGATAGGTTAGTGTATAGTGTATAGACCAGATCTCCGCTCGTCGCCTTGTTTCCGCCCCTTCTCTATGTAAAAGTTGCACAATCCAGAATGGTGGTAGAACTTTAAATTGATTGCGATTTGGCAAGAACAAAGAACGCAAATCTTTCAATACTGACTGTACTGTAACCAAACCAGACCTGCAAGCATGAAGCTGTAAAATCAGAATCACAGGGTTCAAACCATGTGTATCATAGATGTGCCACTATAagcaaacagaaactagtcatcgATTGCATGATTCAAGCCAACTGATAGTTTACGCTTTGGCTAATACTAGTTCAATGTGCATGACCAATTTCATGATGGCAGCAGCCTATTGGTGGTTACAGCTTCCCATGCCAACCTAATTGCCACCTCAtgctgtgtttacaagaaagcggtggatcaaaagttcaaaaaaaatccCGTGACATAAATTCATAATTTGGTACATCTAGTTATCTACAATCAGGCCACTAAGCATATCAAGTTCACTACGGAAAGGAAACAGCTTTGCAAGACCAGCAGACCACTGATCTTCGGCCAAAACTTCTGAAGATTCTACCATTCATGATTACCAAATCAACTAAGATAGTTATTACAGTTTAAAGAGGTTCTAACTTCGAATGCCTGTCAAGAACTAACAGAAAGACCATAATAGTCATTACTGACATCCAAAGGCTCGGCTTGGCTAACCTCAAGTGAAAACATGAACTTCCGGAGTATGTCAATATAACTATATTAAAAAATGTATGTATGCCAGAGGAAGAAACCAAAGCCGACATGTCCTAAATTTGGCAGTCAAAGTAAGTCAACGCATTAGAAGACAAGCATAAGGATGACAATTATCAAGACTGCCAAACTGAAGACTGGGCGGGCATTTATACGGTGTTGTTAGTATAATACTTGCCCACTTCAGCACATCATGTCTGGACCCTCAGTTTCAAGGTTTATCAACTAATTCAATTTCAAAAATGAACTTACTATAACTTTTAACCTATTCAGCAAATAATCTGATCCAGGTGCCGAATATCCAAATTCAATGCACTCAGAAGTAAGACAAAAACAATTAACATCGACATGCTCCAAAATAGGCAAGCCCCTCATCTCGTAACAATTAATCATTCAGTACATCCAAAGGCCTGAAACCCTGAACAAAATAATACGACAGTAGGTTTCTATCCATTCAGAAGTTCCAGTCAACACGGTAAAACCAAGCCTTTGGCCCTCACCTTACATGATGTCCTCCTCCACGCTCCTCCATGTGGAGGTATTCGGCGGCATCGAACTGGTACAGCACCAAATCAATGTTGTGCCAGTCTTTCCGCGGTCCTGCCTCGAACTGGTAGCGACGTCGGATCCCTGTAGCACATCAGCCCTGGACATGGCAATGGCGCTACCAGCCTTGGTGTTCACGGTGATTCATGTGAGAGAGGATTCGGTCAATTCCCTTACGGTATCATCTGTTAAGAACAATAAGCCTGACAAACCTTACATTCTTCATGGGATTTCATGTTTTCTTTTATCTGTATGGAGGCTTCCAACAAGCATAGAATATAGAGTATCATCTGGAGTCAATCCAGCTGCCAACATATTGTCATATAACTGGAAGGCCTCCTCTGATCTGCCTTCCTTCGCTAGACCTGATATCATAGCTGTGTACGCCACGACGTTAGGTTTGGCACCCCTCAGCTTCATCTCTTCAAACAACCGCAGTGCAACATCCACCTTCCCATTGACACAGTGCCCATGAACTATTGCTGCGTAAGTGTATACGTCTGGAACAAGCCCTTTCTTCTCCATCTCCTTTTTGAACCGCTCGGCTTCACGTATGCTCCCATTCTTGATGTACCCGTCAATCATGACATTGTAGGTTACAACACTTGGTCTTGACCCCTTACCTTCCATATCTCGGAACAGCCTTCTTGCCTCTACCATGTCACCCTCCTTGGAATGGATGCCGATCAACGTGGTGTAGCTGACATAGTTTGACTCGACTCCATTCTCGGTCATGATATGCAGTAGCTTCTTGGCCTCTTCCATTCTATTCACCCTGCAGAGCCCACACGCAAGCGTGTTGTATGTATAGACATCCAACTGGATGCCCATCCTCTCCATGACCGCCTTAATTTCCAGGGCCTTGTCCACCATGCCAAGGCGACAATACCCGTCAATCATCGTATTGAAAACGATTTGGTTATGTCCTACTCCTCTTAACTGCATATCTGTCAGCAACATCTCAGCAGCCTCTATCTGCCCAATCTTGCAGAACCCATTGATCAATGCTCCATAAGTACGCTCATTCGGCTCAATGCCATTGCCAACGCATTCATCAAACACCTCAGATGCCCTCCGCACATTCCCAGCCCGACAATACGCATTGATGACCGCACTGTAGAAGTAGACATCGCCTGCGACATTCTTCCTCTTCATCTCATCAAACACGGACTCAACCTTGCTGATATCGCCAGCCATCGACAAACCATCGACAAGGATCGTATACGTCCCGACAGTCGGCTCCACGCCTCCACTCTCCATCTCCTTCAGCACCTCCGCAACCCGTCCATCGTTCTTCTGGCGCGTGTAGCTGTCGAGCAGCGAGTTATAGCAGCACGCGTTGAGCTTCACGCCGTGCcttggcatttcgtcgagcagccTGCGGGCGTCGTCCATGCGGCCGGCCTTGCAGAAGCCGTCGACGACGACCGAGGCCGAGAGGGGCGTGATGGAGCCCGGGCAGGAAGCGAGCGCCTTCCTGAGGAGCTCGGCGGCGGGGAGCAGATGGCCGGTCCGGCGGAGCGAGAGCAGCGACGAGGTGAGCGAGCGCGGGTCGAGGCTGCCGAGGCGGGAGACGGTGAGGTCGAGCGCCTCGGCCGCGCGTTCCGGGGCGCCCGCGTCTGCGTACGCGCAGAAGAGCATGTCGTGGAAGGCCGCGACGGCGTGCCGCGGCGCGGCGCGCGGGAGGGAGCCGGCCGCGAGGTCGGCGAAGGGGACCGCGAGGAGGGTGGGGGTGAGGAGGGACGGGAGCATCGACTTCGCCGCGCCGAAGCGGCGCGCGGCGAGGAGCGACGCGAAGGCGGCGAGCGGCGCCGGCCGCGTCCCGGGGACGGACGCCATCGTCCCGTCGGCGGCAGAGGACGGAGGTGGGGGAATGGGACTAGTCGGACTGGGTCGCGCTTTCTGTTTAAGCCTGGGCTTATCCGCCTCGTGCCGAGCTTTAGTTTTGGTGGGCTGGATCGTACAGACATCAAATGTCATCACTTCCACCTTCTCTTCTCTGATGGTtgtcctcaaaaaacaaaaaccctcTGACCGTGACAAGTCGTGGCAAATAGAAAGTTTTTGTTGATCTCTTCCCACGCGTGCATGAAGAGATGGGTGGGCTTTTTTTGAATTGTTTGAATGGCTTACCACATGTATCACGTGGTAAGAGATGAGTGGGCTATTTAGTGTTATTTTCGTATAATAGTTGGATTTTGAAAATGATTTATCTCGAACTATGTGTTTAAATTACAACCCGTTTTCACCGTTGCATTTCTCACGTCAAGATATTTTAAATTAGATCACGTGTTGATAGATCTCGACGAACTTTTTTCGGTGAAATCTACGCTCCAGAGCTATACTTCACATGTTCTTCGAAACTGTACTAAATTATGCTTTATTTTTTTTAGAAGCACAATTATGTTTCACGTGGAAGCACACATGTGTTTCACTTTTGGGGAAGCACAGAAGCACAATTGTGCTTCTCGTGCAAGCACATATACACATATGTGATTCACTTTTTGGGGAAGTACCATTTGTGCTTTCACGTGAGAAGCGCAACTATACTTTCTCGCGAGAAGTACAATTATGTTTAACGCGGAAACACAACTATGCTTCATGCTCGTGATAAACAAAAACTGGTCTTTTTTTAAAGAAATAGGAGAAAGTGCCCAACACGCGACACGTGTTGGCACTAAGCACGCCATGGTGCACTTGCATGCCTCACTAGCTAGCAGGCTACCAAGTGGCAGCAACTCATACGCACGTGGGTGCCCATTGTGAGCACTATCCAGAGGTACCCTTAGAATAGTTGCTTCCAACAGTAGTGCGCACGAAAGAGTCCAACATTGCTAACTCACCAAGATCACTAGTCACTTGTATTCTTTACAGAGGTTCGAAATCTCTAGTTAATATTCTTTGCAATGATCACTCACATTTTCGCTAGCAATGATAATTGAATGCATATACGCCACATATCATAGTTTGAGAGTTTCAATAGATTTTTTTTCTTATATGTGAAAGGGTGGGTGGATTTGTTTGTGCTTTTCTTAGATAAGTTTTCCTGAAACGAAATATCTTGAGCATGCTTCAAAATTATGAGCCATTCCAGTTGTTGTGTTCCTTGTATCGAGATCTTTAAAGCTAGATCTCATATTGCTTGGTTTCAATAAACTTTTTTCCTTCCAAATCTGTGATCCCAGCTAGTACTAACATATGCTTCTAATGTGAACTAACATATGCTCCCAACTAGCATTAACATATGATTTCCAACGTGTGCTCCAAACTAACACTAACATGCATGCTTTTGACACATGTTTTCAGCTAACACCAACTTGTGCTTCCTACGTGTACAAACATGTGCGTCACGCGAAGTAATGTGTGCTCAACCACATAAGCATATAATGTGCTTTCAAGCGAACATGTGTTTCACGAATCACGAGAGAGCACACATGCGCTCCAAGCGAGAACACACTTGTATTTTACATGGTGTGCTCCTGGCAAAAGAGGGGAAACAAAATAGGAAATAAAAAACCAAGAAAAAACTGACAACAAAAGAACTAAACAAGAAAAAGAACTGAAAAAACATTCTGATGCGATAAGTATCCAGAGTGCGATACATGAAGACACTGGGGTGCATCACATGAAACATTGAAGTGCTCCTATGGCAAGTGCCCCAAATAAGGGGCGGTGATCCCTATTTGGCACTTCAGGCACCGTTTCCTACTGTTTTTGTAAACAGGCACTCACACGCGCGTCTAGTTGGGCTCGGCCCATCTCTCCTTTCTTTTTCTGTTTGTAGATCAAACAATGCGTGTGTGCCTAGACTCAAACTGGTGACCTCCTAGTCAATAACACACTGCATTAACCACCTGACCACCTTCACCTCATGTGCTCAGTTACATCTTCACTATTTTCTTCttatgttttttttttctttttcctatttattttttatttttatttggaacaattttgtttggttttttattccttttcctttttatttttactAAATTGAATGAAACTTTTTTGCAAAATTGAATGACCATTTTCTccaaaaattgatgaacttttttttctaaatcgatgaactttttttaaaatcaatgaactttttccaaattcattgaacctattttatttttttttaatATCAAATTCAACAGACTTTCTTTCAAAATCAaagaactttttttcaaattgaaTGAACATTTTTTCAAGTTTGATGAATTTTTTTACAAAATTCATGTACATTTTTGAAGTCATGATTTTCCCCCCTTTTTGCTTTTTTGAAAGTCAATGGTTTATCGGTCAACCGTGTCCTGTCAGCAGCGAAACGACGTCACCGAGCCAGGAGGGAGCAAGGGAGACTGTGCTTTTCTAGGCCGGGCCGAAGAGTGGCTGCGTGGGCGCCGGAAGCCCTTGTTGGCGCCTAAAGCGCTGATTAGGAGCTCCCAGAAGAGGCACCTTAGTTGCTCACATGGATCGAAGAAAGACTCACTGGCCAGCCCATGAAATGGTTTTTGGGTAACTTTCGCCCTTTGTTTTGGTAAGGCTCCACGAggtatttttctttcttttttctctaTTGGTTTTCACCTATTTTCTTGTTTTTTGGTTCTTTTCATTATTTCTTGTGTTGTTATGTTTGCTTTGTGCGTTTTTTGTATTTTATTTTCCTTCATAGAAAATATTAGTATTGGTCTGTGGATATGTATAGATCTCATGAGGTATAATGGTCAGAAACTTGTGGCTATCGCTTGGCATTACAAATGATATCAAGGTCGACCCTCATGGTTATACGGGCTTTGTGCGGGCCGGTGACTCACACATGTACATGGCATGTGTGGCCCATCGCAACTCATGGttggccatgtggatgtggataCTGACGCCCATAGACGTGTTAGAGGGAAGTTCCTATTGGGTTGCCTAGGACGACAATTCCTAGAGTGACGGTGTGTGCGTCATCCTTGCTCAATACGAATGATAGACTACTCAATACTCATATCAACAAGAAGCGCCGTATTTTCCGGAAGCCTGTCTCTAAAGAACCCCAAGTTAAGTGTGTTTATCTTGGAGCAATTTGAGGATGGATGACCAATTGAAAAGTTGATCGCAAGGGTGCATAAGTGATGAAAAAGTAGGAACGATTAGTGTTGGTTTATGGAGCCAGTCTAAATTTCGTCGGGCGAAACAGCCAGAAATCGGTGGCTATGGTTTGGCCGTAACAAGATAGACGTcgaagattttttttaaatttgggTTGAACATTATTGGAACAAAGGTTGAACTTTTGTCAAATGTGCGTTAAACATTTTTCTAGCAAACACTGAGCACATTTTAATACACATgttaaacatttttcaaaatatCATTAACATATATTTAAAATTGAAAAGAAAATATGCatgtcatgaacatttttaaatggTAGAAAACATGTTTAAAAAATTACACAGATATTTTTTTAATatttcatgaacattttctaaaaaaaataaGAACATGTAATTCAAAATCATGAGCATTATTAAATGCCATGAACTATTTTTCAAATGCTACGAGCCTTTTAAACAAATAATTAACAAAAAGATGTTTTAATGAATGTTTTTTAAAATACCATGAGCATATTTTTAAATGTGTCAACATTTTCTAAATATCCCGAACACTTTTTTGGAATGTATTTGAAACCACGCGAGCGAAACTTTTGCATTGCCAAAAATAATAGTCTAATGCGAATGAACATATTTGACAACTAAATAAATTATTTCGGAATATATAAAACTAATTATGATATTTAGAATGTTTCAGAAACATGAACAAAAGAAACAGACGAGCAGGGAGAGGAAGCAAACGAAGGAAGACCATAATGGCAAAGCGTCGTTCTGGACTGCCCCGAGAGACCGTCGGCGCGGCGAGGTCGAAAGAAAAGGGCTGGAGACACGATTGGACGCCGGGCGTGGCCCATGCGCGTACACGTTTTTGCCAGATCAGGCTACGGGCCACACGGGCGTCCTCCTGGCCTATGCACGACTGACGTGACGCCATGCCGCTCGTGTTGGTGGTGCACAGCCACGTTCGGCTCGGCAGAGCCGACGGGACAAGTGAGCGACGCGCGA contains:
- the LOC109774227 gene encoding uncharacterized protein; this translates as MHLQTSVHQVLQSQQRRARSTLPSRPYRRPIKPQAQMAQTAAVTPAPAPPPATRPKLSGGLEPLDARIKELTSSQGELLARIQKLKQDVQKWRSNVEAQVKTCHNELVEVKEGLASEVQHLKSDIKEIRFALQEEKASSKAEQAGKTQDQVLKTDDEQTEQQTAVQA
- the LOC109774226 gene encoding uncharacterized protein — translated: MTFDVCTIQPTKTKARHEADKPRLKQKARPSPTSPIPPPPSSAADGTMASVPGTRPAPLAAFASLLAARRFGAAKSMLPSLLTPTLLAVPFADLAAGSLPRAAPRHAVAAFHDMLFCAYADAGAPERAAEALDLTVSRLGSLDPRSLTSSLLSLRRTGHLLPAAELLRKALASCPGSITPLSASVVVDGFCKAGRMDDARRLLDEMPRHGVKLNACCYNSLLDSYTRQKNDGRVAEVLKEMESGGVEPTVGTYTILVDGLSMAGDISKVESVFDEMKRKNVAGDVYFYSAVINAYCRAGNVRRASEVFDECVGNGIEPNERTYGALINGFCKIGQIEAAEMLLTDMQLRGVGHNQIVFNTMIDGYCRLGMVDKALEIKAVMERMGIQLDVYTYNTLACGLCRVNRMEEAKKLLHIMTENGVESNYVSYTTLIGIHSKEGDMVEARRLFRDMEGKGSRPSVVTYNVMIDGYIKNGSIREAERFKKEMEKKGLVPDVYTYAAIVHGHCVNGKVDVALRLFEEMKLRGAKPNVVAYTAMISGLAKEGRSEEAFQLYDNMLAAGLTPDDTLYSMLVGSLHTDKRKHEIP